The following coding sequences lie in one Apium graveolens cultivar Ventura chromosome 1, ASM990537v1, whole genome shotgun sequence genomic window:
- the LOC141678462 gene encoding putative sugar phosphate/phosphate translocator At3g17430, translating to MISKSLFLTYLYLLVYILLSSGVILYNKWVLSPKYFNFPFPITLTMIHMGFSGAVAFFLIRVLKVVAPVKMTFEIYATCVIPISAFFASSLWFGNTAYLHISVAFIQMLKALMPVATFLMAVLCGTDKLRWDVFLNMLLVSVGVVVSSYGEIHFNVIGTAYQVTGIFAEALRLVLTQVLLQKKGLTLNPITSLYYIAPCSFAFLFVPWYFLEQPGMEVSQIKFNFWIFFSNAMCALALNFSIFLVIARTGAVTIRVAGVLKDWILIALSTVIFPESIITGLNITGYAIALCGVVFYNYIKVKDVRLSQLPVESIPERMTKEWKLEKKSSDIFTPDSEDDGSNSRVVSSASDQNVDEEAPLIPSSRISHIGRSQLSNRDV from the exons ATGATCAGCAAGTCACTTTTTTTGACTTATTTGTACCTACTAGTGTACATTTTGCTCTCATCTGGAGTTATATTGTACAACAAG TGGGTTCTCTCTCCAAAATACTTCAATTTTCCATTTCCTATTACACTTACAATGATACATATGGGATTTTCTGGAGCAGTGGCATTTTTTCTCATTCGTGTTTTGAAG GTTGTAGCTCCTGTTAAAATGACATTTGAAAT ATATGCAACATGCGTGATACCAATAAGTGCCTTTTTTGCTTCAAGTCTTTG GTTTGGGAACACAGCCTACTTGCATATATCTGTGGCCTTTATTCAGATGCTTAAAGCCCTAA TGCCAGTGGCGACATTTCTCATGGCTGTTTTGTGCGGCACTGACAAATTAAGATGGGATGTCTTCTTAAATATGTTGCTGGTCAGTGTTGGGGTGGTTGTTTCCTCGTATGGGGAAATCCATTTTAATGTGATTGGTACAGCTTACCAAGTCACAGGCATATTTGCAGAAGCTTTGAGGCTAGTCTTAACGCAAGTCCTCCTGCAAAAGAAAGGCTTGACTCTCAACCCTATCACAAGCTTATATTACATAGCTCCATGCAG TTTTGCTTTCCTATTTGTACCTTGGTACTTCCTGGAGCAGCCTGGGATGGAAGTCTCACAGATTAAATTCAATTTCTGGATCTTTTTCTCCAATGCCATGTGTGCTCTAGCATTAAACTTCTCAATTTTCTTAGTAATTGCTAGAACTGGAGCTGTAACGATTCGAGTTGCCGGTGTTCTGAAAGATTGGATATTGATTGctctttcgactgtaatattTCCAGAGTCCATTATTACTGGACTGAACATTACTGGCTATGCCATAG CACTCTGCGGTGTTGTCTTCTATAACTACATAAAAGTCAAGGATGTTCGTTTATCTCAACTTCCGGTTGAAAGTATTCCAGAAAGAATGACAAAG GAATGGAAGTTAGAGAAAAAATCATCTGATATATTCACAcctgatagtgaagatgatggAAGTAATAGCAGAGTTGTCAGTTCTGCTTCCGATCAAAATGTAGACGAAGAGGCACCTCTAATTCCATCATCTAGGATCTCTCATATTGGACGTTCACAGCTAAGCAATCGGGATGTATAA
- the LOC141678496 gene encoding rRNA-processing protein fcf2-like, which produces MALTQPTRPMCTPGHYPVFGSLQNPNPLFSLQFINTQFNTFNAESTMVENKPKIGLAWEPKLPNSFLPGNKSGSGQKTQSLVEKSGVYKPNSELVDGLFVPTNDPKKFNKLLKKQIKDTSGKNWFDIPAPTMTPELKKDLQLLKLRTVMDPKRHYKKGDSKSVPKYFQVGTVIESATEFYTGRLTKKERKASLADEILGDHSLGSYRKRKVREIEEKNQPGGVDKWKIKGKESWKRAKQRRH; this is translated from the exons ATGGCTCTAACCCAGCCGACCCGACCCATGTGCACCCCTGGTCATTACCCGGTTTTCGGATCTCTACAAAACCCTAATCCTCTTTTCTCCTTACAATTCATCAACACTCAATTCAATACATTCAACGCTGAATCCAC AATGGTTGAAAACAAGCCAAAGATTGGATTAGCATGGGAACCAAAGCTACCCAATTCATTTTTACCTGGAAATAAATCCGGCTCGGGTCAAAAAACCCAATCTTTGGTTGAAAAAAGTGGTGTTTATAAGCCTAATAGTGAGCTAGTTGATGGGCTTTTTGTGCCAACTAATGATCCTAAGAAGTTTAATAAGTTGTTGAAGAAACAAATTAAAGATACTTCTGGGAAGAATTG GTTTGATATTCCTGCGCCTACGATGACGCCCGAGTTGAAGAAAGATCTTCAGTTGCTCAAG TTGAGGACTGTCATGGATCCAAAGAGGCATTACAAAAAGGGTGATTCGAAATCAGTTCCCAAATACTTCCAG GTTGGCACTGTTATAGAGTCGGCAACAGAATTTTACACAGGTAGACTTACTAAAAAGGAGAGAAAGGCATCCCTTGCAGATGAGATACTTGGTGACCATTCTCTAGGGAGTTACAG AAAACGGAAGGTCCGAGAAATAGAAGAGAAAAACCAACCAGGTGGGGTTGATAAATGGAAGATAAAGGGCAAAGAGTCCTGGAAACGTGCAAAGCAAAGAAGGCACTGA